The following are encoded in a window of Gossypium raimondii isolate GPD5lz chromosome 13, ASM2569854v1, whole genome shotgun sequence genomic DNA:
- the LOC105781405 gene encoding uncharacterized protein LOC105781405: MHEFCSMLEYCELSDLGFIGRWFTWEKGRLASSNIRKRLDKGVVNMEWWSLFLDYVVKYLHHSISDNCPLLIDTMGVARRRLRTGSYKFRFEANRCLEESCEEEIWHRWVLSSNDVLIKLEKLGGHLQRWSHHIKKDRVVGKRNLEERLLERYDQ; encoded by the coding sequence ATGCATGAATTTTGTTCGATGTTAGAATATTGTGAGTTAAGTGACTTGGGCTTCATTGGTAGATGGTTCACATGGGAGAAAGGTAGGTTGGCATCAAGCAATATCAGGAAGAGGCTTGATAAGGGTGTTGTGAATATGGAGTGGTGGAGTCTGTTTCTCGATTATGTAGTTAAGTATTTGCATCATTCCATATCCGATAATTGTCCTCTTTTAATTGACACAATGGGAGTTGCTAGACGAAGGCTGAGGACGGGCAGTTATAAGTTTCGTTTTGAGGCTAACCGGTGTTTGGAAGAATCTTGTGAGGAGGAGATCTGGCATCGATGGGTATTATCTTCTAATGATGTGCTGATTAAGTTAGAAAAACTAGGTGGGCATCTACAAAGGTGGAGCCATCACATTAAAAAGGATAGAGTGGTGGGGAAACGAAATTTGGAGGAGCGATTATTAGAGCGTTATGATCAGTAG